The following coding sequences lie in one Prochlorococcus marinus XMU1419 genomic window:
- a CDS encoding nucleoside triphosphate pyrophosphohydrolase family protein, giving the protein MDFKTYQKKARETAQYPDLGSNNIYPTLGLVGEAGEVAEKVKKVIRDKNGIFDKESKLGIKKELGDVLWYISNLCTELNFNLEDVAIQNLEKLKLRASKGLISGSGDDR; this is encoded by the coding sequence ATGGATTTTAAAACTTATCAGAAAAAAGCTAGAGAAACTGCACAATATCCAGATTTAGGTTCAAATAATATTTACCCAACTCTTGGTTTAGTTGGAGAAGCTGGTGAGGTAGCAGAAAAAGTAAAAAAAGTTATAAGAGATAAAAATGGAATATTTGATAAAGAATCAAAATTAGGTATTAAAAAAGAGTTGGGAGATGTTTTGTGGTACATATCAAATCTTTGTACTGAATTAAATTTTAATTTAGAGGATGTTGCTATACAAAACCTAGAAAAATTGAAATTAAGAGCTTCTAAAGGGTTGATAAGCGGTTCTGGGGACGATAGATAA
- the pyk gene encoding pyruvate kinase, with protein MSNIDLKRRTKIVATIGPATQTEEIITDLIKAGVTTFRLNFSHGDHKDHAERIKTIREVSKKLDIDIGILQDLQGPKIRLGRFKDGPVKVKKGDKFTLTSNEVECTNTIANVTYDKLSQEVSEGKRILLDDGKIEMIVEKVDIKANILECLVTVGGVLSNNKGVNFPDVQLSVKALTEKDKEDLKFGLSEGVDWIALSFVRNPSDINEIKDLINKNGHSTPVVAKIEKFEAIDQIDTVLPLCDGVMVARGDLGVEMPAEEVPLLQKELIRKANSLGIPIITATQMLDSMASNPRPTRAEVSDVANAILDGTDAVMLSNETAVGDYPVEAVETMATIARRIERDYPLKAIESHLPSTIPNAISAAVSNIARQLDAGAIIPLTKSGSTARNVSKFRPPTPILATTTERSVARRLQLVWGVTPLVVKNDERTAKTFSLAMQIAQDMGVLNQGDLVVQTAGTLTGISGSTDLIKVGLVRKIVSRGISIGEIGVTGKARIIKNNLDLSLICPGEILFVPKELMKNIPLSKNIAGIVTNQNVNDVYALFNKNNKKISTICNLESMDKHQISNGDLITLQLNEGVIYMGQIEDDDAIDKYKYV; from the coding sequence ATGTCGAATATTGATTTAAAAAGAAGAACAAAAATAGTAGCAACTATTGGCCCTGCAACTCAAACTGAAGAGATAATTACAGATTTAATTAAAGCTGGAGTAACTACATTCAGATTAAATTTCTCACATGGAGATCATAAAGATCATGCTGAGAGGATAAAAACCATAAGGGAAGTATCAAAAAAGCTAGATATTGATATTGGAATATTGCAAGATCTTCAAGGACCCAAAATAAGATTAGGGCGATTTAAAGATGGTCCAGTAAAAGTTAAAAAAGGTGATAAATTCACACTTACATCGAATGAAGTCGAATGTACAAATACTATTGCAAATGTAACTTACGACAAACTTTCTCAAGAGGTTAGCGAGGGAAAAAGAATACTATTAGATGATGGTAAAATAGAAATGATTGTAGAAAAAGTAGATATAAAAGCTAATATTTTAGAGTGCCTAGTAACTGTAGGGGGAGTTCTTTCTAACAATAAAGGGGTTAATTTCCCTGATGTTCAATTATCAGTAAAAGCATTAACAGAAAAAGATAAAGAGGATTTAAAATTCGGATTATCTGAAGGAGTTGATTGGATAGCCTTAAGTTTCGTAAGAAATCCATCCGATATAAACGAGATAAAAGATTTAATTAACAAAAATGGACATTCCACTCCTGTAGTAGCAAAAATAGAAAAATTTGAAGCAATTGATCAAATTGATACAGTATTACCCTTATGTGATGGGGTTATGGTTGCAAGAGGTGATTTGGGAGTTGAAATGCCTGCTGAAGAAGTTCCTCTTTTACAAAAGGAATTAATAAGAAAAGCTAATTCATTAGGTATTCCAATAATTACAGCGACTCAAATGCTTGATTCTATGGCTTCTAACCCAAGACCAACTAGGGCCGAAGTTAGTGATGTTGCAAATGCAATTCTGGATGGTACAGATGCTGTAATGCTTTCAAACGAAACTGCAGTTGGTGATTATCCTGTAGAGGCTGTTGAAACGATGGCAACCATAGCAAGAAGAATTGAAAGGGATTATCCACTTAAGGCTATTGAAAGCCACTTACCAAGTACGATCCCAAATGCTATTAGTGCAGCAGTAAGTAATATAGCTAGACAACTAGATGCAGGAGCTATAATCCCTTTAACAAAATCAGGTTCTACCGCTCGAAATGTAAGCAAGTTCAGACCACCAACGCCTATCTTGGCAACTACTACAGAAAGGAGTGTAGCAAGAAGATTGCAACTTGTTTGGGGAGTTACTCCATTAGTAGTTAAAAATGATGAAAGAACAGCAAAAACTTTTAGTTTAGCTATGCAAATTGCTCAGGATATGGGGGTACTAAATCAAGGAGATTTAGTAGTTCAAACCGCAGGTACATTAACTGGAATAAGTGGCTCTACTGATTTAATAAAAGTCGGTTTAGTAAGAAAAATTGTATCAAGAGGAATTTCAATAGGAGAAATCGGAGTTACAGGTAAAGCAAGAATAATTAAAAATAATCTTGATTTATCCTTGATTTGTCCTGGAGAAATATTATTTGTTCCGAAGGAATTAATGAAAAATATTCCACTTAGTAAAAATATTGCAGGTATTGTTACGAACCAAAATGTAAATGATGTTTATGCTTTGTTTAACAAAAATAATAAAAAGATTTCTACAATTTGTAATTTAGAAAGTATGGATAAACATCAAATCAGTAATGGCGACCTTATTACACTCCAGCTTAATGAAGGTGTTATATACATGGGACAAATTGAAGATGATGATGCAATAGATAAATATAAATATGTCTAG
- the scpB gene encoding SMC-Scp complex subunit ScpB, producing the protein MDLVTKVEAVLYLKGRPITKKDLSEITNSDINSINDAIIDLKNKYSNPNSAIELNAVNNSYSLELKSSLNEFVDDLLPSDLKTSELRTLATIAIKKKILQSDLILLRGSGAYDHIKELLEKKFIVKRKQKDGRSYWLSLSEKFFQTFAVSNEYLSNIGGSNNKQQ; encoded by the coding sequence ATAGATCTAGTTACAAAAGTTGAAGCTGTTCTATATTTGAAAGGCAGACCAATAACAAAAAAGGATCTTTCAGAAATTACTAATTCTGATATTAACTCGATTAATGATGCAATCATAGATCTTAAAAATAAATACTCTAATCCCAACTCAGCTATTGAATTAAATGCAGTTAATAATAGTTATTCTCTCGAATTAAAATCCAGTCTTAATGAATTCGTCGATGATTTACTTCCTTCTGATTTGAAAACATCCGAATTAAGGACATTGGCAACTATTGCGATCAAAAAAAAGATCCTGCAATCGGATCTTATACTTCTTAGAGGTTCAGGAGCCTATGATCATATTAAAGAATTATTAGAAAAGAAATTTATCGTCAAGCGGAAGCAGAAAGATGGTAGATCATATTGGTTATCATTATCAGAAAAGTTTTTTCAAACTTTTGCTGTAAGTAATGAATATCTCTCAAATATAGGTGGCAGTAATAATAAGCAGCAATAA
- the ilvA gene encoding threonine ammonia-lyase, biosynthetic, with amino-acid sequence MNDYFEKILQAEVYEVAKKTPLEKAHNLSNTLNNEVFLKREDLQDVFSFKIRGAYNKMSKLSNSQLAQGVITSSAGNHAQGVALSALKLNCQATILMPITTPLVKVNAVKNLKAKVILHGDNYDETYQEALRISHERNLCFIHPFDDPDVIAGQGTIAIELEQQLKDKPYAIYIAVGGGGLISGISLYIKKIWPEVKIIGVEPEDADAMTKSLEEEKIVELHSVGQFADGVAVKKIGKNTFDICRKYIDQMIRVNTDEICAAIKDVFEDTRSILEPAGALSIAGMKKDILNSNHSNRKMVAIACGANMNFERLRFVAERAELGECKEVMMAVEIPERAGSLIDFCKLLDNRNLTEFSYRMANSKNAQIFIGVQVYGLNDKNNLLNEFRNSEYAFIDISDDELSKNHLRHMVGGRLPVNFKEMDNRNFVELLYRFEFPERPGALINFLNNMKSNWSISVFHYRNYGADVGKIVIGVLIDRNEILEWNKFVRILGYKFWDETQNDTYKLFLGATEYI; translated from the coding sequence ATGAATGATTATTTTGAAAAAATACTTCAAGCTGAAGTCTATGAAGTAGCAAAAAAAACACCATTAGAGAAAGCTCATAATTTAAGTAATACACTTAATAATGAAGTTTTCCTAAAAAGAGAAGATCTCCAAGATGTATTTTCATTCAAAATAAGGGGTGCATATAACAAAATGAGTAAGCTCTCTAATTCACAGCTTGCTCAAGGAGTAATTACTTCAAGTGCCGGCAATCATGCTCAAGGGGTTGCACTTAGTGCACTCAAGTTAAATTGCCAAGCAACCATATTAATGCCCATAACAACACCTCTAGTGAAAGTTAATGCAGTAAAAAATTTAAAAGCAAAAGTTATATTACATGGTGACAATTATGATGAAACTTACCAAGAGGCACTAAGGATAAGCCACGAAAGAAATTTATGCTTTATTCATCCATTTGATGATCCAGATGTAATTGCAGGACAAGGAACTATAGCTATTGAACTTGAACAGCAACTAAAGGACAAACCTTATGCGATTTATATTGCTGTTGGTGGTGGTGGATTGATATCAGGAATTTCTTTATATATTAAAAAAATATGGCCTGAAGTAAAAATAATTGGCGTAGAACCTGAAGACGCAGACGCTATGACAAAATCGTTGGAGGAAGAAAAAATTGTGGAATTACACTCTGTTGGTCAATTTGCGGATGGAGTGGCGGTTAAAAAAATTGGTAAAAATACTTTTGATATTTGTAGAAAATATATAGATCAAATGATTAGGGTTAATACTGACGAAATATGTGCTGCTATAAAAGATGTTTTTGAGGATACTAGATCAATATTAGAGCCCGCAGGTGCCTTATCAATTGCAGGAATGAAAAAAGATATTTTAAATTCGAATCATTCAAATAGAAAAATGGTTGCGATTGCATGTGGTGCAAATATGAATTTTGAGAGGCTTAGATTTGTAGCAGAAAGAGCAGAACTTGGAGAGTGTAAAGAAGTAATGATGGCTGTTGAAATACCTGAACGTGCTGGTAGTCTAATTGATTTTTGTAAGTTACTTGATAACAGAAATTTAACCGAATTTAGCTATAGGATGGCGAATTCTAAGAATGCCCAGATTTTTATAGGAGTTCAAGTCTATGGGTTAAATGATAAAAATAATCTTTTAAATGAATTTAGAAATTCGGAATACGCATTTATTGACATAAGTGATGATGAACTATCTAAAAATCATCTCAGACATATGGTAGGTGGAAGATTACCAGTGAATTTTAAAGAGATGGATAATAGAAACTTTGTAGAACTTCTATACAGATTTGAGTTTCCTGAAAGACCTGGAGCATTAATAAATTTCTTAAATAATATGAAATCTAATTGGTCTATAAGCGTATTCCACTATAGGAATTATGGTGCTGATGTAGGGAAAATTGTTATTGGAGTTTTAATTGATAGAAATGAAATTTTAGAGTGGAATAAATTTGTAAGAATTCTAGGCTATAAATTCTGGGACGAAACTCAAAACGATACATATAAATTATTCCTTGGTGCAACAGAATATATTTAA
- a CDS encoding ABC transporter permease, with translation MSRNISIKEALGMATKTLVSNKLRSSLTMLGIIIGNASVITLVGLGRGAQTLAKNQLSNLGANVLFIVPGNNDTRRRGISFPKNLVLEDAVAINNQVPTVKKVAPQISANEIVQSNSKSLNISIAGVTPEFLEVRSFEVDKGRFLSKSDVNSARSYVVIGPDLKDEFFKDKSSSLGKKIRIKDHTYEIIGILKPKGAVFGSNQDKNAYIPLTTMVNRITGKDPTYGVSLSFISVEAINKNSTSAAKFQITNLLRQRHKIIRDDDFAVRSQEDALNIVTNITSGLTFLLAGIGAVSLVVGGIGIMNIMLVSVSERTEEIGLRKAIGAKQSDILIQFLIEALILSTIGGLIGTTTGLSGVFLLSLITPLPASVGITTTFSTMIISGSIGLIFGVLPAKRASKLDPIVALRSL, from the coding sequence ATGTCTAGGAATATCTCAATAAAAGAAGCCTTAGGCATGGCCACAAAAACATTAGTTTCGAACAAATTGAGAAGTTCGTTAACAATGCTGGGGATAATTATAGGGAATGCTTCAGTTATTACACTTGTTGGACTTGGTAGAGGTGCTCAAACATTAGCAAAAAACCAATTAAGTAATTTAGGTGCAAATGTTTTATTCATTGTTCCCGGTAATAATGACACAAGAAGAAGAGGTATTTCATTTCCTAAAAATCTAGTTTTAGAAGATGCAGTAGCAATAAACAATCAAGTACCAACAGTTAAAAAAGTAGCTCCTCAAATCTCTGCTAACGAAATAGTGCAGTCAAATTCTAAAAGTTTAAATATATCAATTGCTGGAGTTACTCCTGAATTCCTTGAAGTAAGAAGCTTTGAAGTAGATAAGGGTAGATTTTTATCAAAAAGTGATGTTAATAGTGCAAGAAGTTATGTTGTAATAGGTCCTGATCTTAAAGACGAATTTTTCAAAGATAAATCTTCATCACTTGGAAAAAAAATCAGAATTAAAGACCACACTTATGAAATTATCGGAATATTAAAACCAAAAGGTGCTGTATTTGGAAGTAATCAAGACAAAAATGCTTATATTCCATTAACAACCATGGTCAACAGGATTACAGGGAAGGACCCGACATATGGAGTAAGTTTAAGCTTCATCAGCGTTGAAGCGATAAATAAAAATTCAACTAGCGCCGCTAAATTTCAGATTACTAACTTATTAAGGCAAAGACATAAAATAATCAGAGATGATGACTTTGCGGTTAGATCACAAGAAGATGCATTGAATATAGTAACCAACATAACGAGTGGATTAACTTTTTTATTGGCTGGTATTGGGGCAGTATCTTTAGTGGTTGGAGGCATAGGAATCATGAATATTATGCTTGTTTCTGTAAGCGAAAGGACTGAAGAGATTGGACTAAGAAAAGCAATAGGAGCAAAACAGTCAGATATATTAATTCAATTTTTAATTGAGGCATTGATTTTGTCTACAATTGGAGGATTAATAGGAACAACGACGGGATTGTCGGGTGTTTTTCTTCTATCTCTGATAACACCACTTCCTGCATCAGTAGGAATTACAACTACTTTTTCCACCATGATCATTTCAGGATCAATTGGTTTAATCTTTGGCGTTTTACCAGCAAAAAGAGCTTCTAAATTAGATCCAATTGTTGCATTGAGAAGTTTATAA
- a CDS encoding biotin transporter BioY has protein sequence MLNFYKLIEILVSLQSLVITSMLPVYIPLPFIYKSSNNIEFPITWQIPAIILLTLIFHRRVVFRALSIYLILGLFIFPVFYQGGSIGYLLTPNFGYLLGLYPLIKIIDDLNNRNKIKVGNFLKNGFIAISAMHLTGIVYNLIQIISYSKFNLFLYNLGKYSLGKIGYHFLMLFPLLLLIKPIERLKRSN, from the coding sequence ATGCTCAATTTTTATAAATTAATTGAGATACTGGTGAGTCTTCAATCATTAGTAATAACATCAATGTTACCTGTTTATATTCCACTACCTTTTATCTATAAATCTAGTAATAACATTGAGTTTCCTATTACATGGCAAATTCCAGCCATAATTTTATTAACTCTTATATTTCATAGAAGAGTTGTTTTTAGAGCATTATCTATATATTTAATTTTGGGATTGTTTATTTTTCCTGTATTTTATCAAGGAGGTTCAATAGGTTATTTGCTCACTCCAAATTTTGGTTATTTATTAGGTTTATATCCATTAATAAAAATAATTGATGATTTAAATAATAGAAATAAGATAAAAGTTGGAAACTTTTTAAAAAATGGATTTATAGCAATAAGTGCTATGCATTTAACTGGAATAGTTTACAACTTAATACAAATTATATCCTACAGTAAATTTAATTTATTTTTATATAATTTAGGGAAATACTCCTTAGGTAAGATTGGATATCATTTTTTAATGCTTTTTCCACTTTTATTACTTATTAAACCTATAGAACGTTTAAAACGGAGCAATTAA
- a CDS encoding YggT family protein yields MLSEIFAVLGQTLSIYSFILIIRILLTWFPGIDWSNGVLSALTSITDPYLNIFRGIIPPIGGFDISSLLAFLLLNVIQNLITNLQYASLGYS; encoded by the coding sequence ATGTTATCTGAGATTTTTGCAGTTCTGGGCCAAACTCTATCAATTTATTCATTCATATTGATAATAAGAATTTTACTTACATGGTTTCCAGGTATTGATTGGAGTAACGGTGTTTTATCTGCATTAACTTCTATCACAGATCCTTATTTAAACATTTTTAGAGGTATTATCCCTCCAATAGGTGGATTTGATATTTCATCATTATTAGCTTTTTTACTTTTAAATGTTATTCAAAACTTAATTACAAATCTCCAGTATGCAAGTTTGGGTTATAGCTAA
- a CDS encoding GTP-binding protein, translating into MNYLKLKYIKYTFLILLLYILLSIIIRIVNIYTLILLIIIIYIFYNIDKKLFKKIVYKVIYKNKKNTLSFKNTYGAAKISLEGVEKINKKINDKVKVELLNYQKNKLESQLKTGDYKVTLFGAGSSGKTSIARSLLKNIVGQTSAKIGTTKQINSYKIRIPILKRNINIVDTPGLFEPSKLGEEREKETIIQASNSDLVLFVLDQDINKYENYLIKELLKLRKKIIIVLNKCDLRSRDENNLIEENIISITSARKNRITVVQTIAVPQQSPYIKSDAINIVPDVGSLFREIIETLDNNGEELLADNILFRSNKLGIKSKNFVQEQRYLMSNKVINKYMWITGGVILVNPLPAVDFLTTTSVNIQMIMELSKIYEIKLTKKDAKDLATSLLSALAKQGILKGGLAIISPALATSLTKILLSKSIQSVTAGWLIRIVGLSLIEYFKNGQDWGDGGIQEVVDKIYRISKREEILNNFVKEAISKIEMKNYFKSNKSLPPFTM; encoded by the coding sequence ATGAATTACTTGAAATTAAAATATATAAAATATACTTTTTTAATATTATTACTTTATATTTTATTATCGATAATTATAAGAATAGTAAATATTTATACCCTTATATTATTAATAATAATAATTTATATCTTTTATAATATTGATAAAAAATTATTTAAGAAAATAGTTTATAAAGTTATATATAAAAATAAGAAAAATACACTTTCATTCAAAAACACATATGGTGCTGCCAAGATAAGTTTAGAAGGGGTCGAGAAAATTAATAAAAAAATTAATGATAAAGTAAAAGTTGAATTGTTAAATTACCAAAAAAATAAACTAGAGTCCCAATTAAAAACAGGAGATTATAAAGTTACTCTTTTTGGAGCAGGTTCCTCAGGAAAAACTTCTATAGCAAGATCTTTATTGAAAAATATTGTCGGACAAACTTCCGCAAAAATAGGTACAACAAAGCAAATTAATAGTTATAAAATTCGCATCCCAATCTTAAAAAGAAATATTAATATAGTGGATACTCCGGGTTTGTTCGAACCATCTAAATTAGGAGAAGAAAGAGAAAAAGAAACGATTATACAAGCATCAAATTCCGACTTAGTTCTTTTTGTGTTAGATCAGGACATAAATAAATACGAAAACTATTTAATTAAAGAATTATTAAAATTAAGAAAAAAAATAATAATAGTTCTAAATAAATGTGATTTAAGGTCTAGAGACGAAAATAACCTCATTGAAGAAAATATAATCTCTATAACTTCCGCTAGAAAAAATAGAATTACAGTTGTTCAAACAATTGCAGTACCTCAACAATCTCCCTATATAAAATCAGATGCTATAAATATAGTTCCAGATGTAGGAAGTTTATTTAGAGAAATAATTGAAACGCTCGATAATAATGGTGAAGAGTTATTGGCGGATAATATTCTTTTTCGATCAAACAAGTTAGGTATTAAAAGTAAAAATTTCGTGCAAGAACAAAGATATTTAATGTCAAATAAAGTGATTAATAAATACATGTGGATTACAGGAGGAGTAATACTAGTTAATCCACTACCAGCTGTTGATTTCCTTACTACTACCTCAGTAAACATTCAAATGATAATGGAATTATCAAAAATATATGAAATAAAGCTTACAAAAAAAGATGCAAAAGATTTGGCAACATCATTGCTGAGTGCATTGGCTAAACAAGGAATACTAAAAGGGGGGCTCGCCATTATTTCTCCTGCTTTAGCTACAAGCTTGACTAAGATATTATTATCTAAATCTATACAGTCAGTTACAGCAGGCTGGCTAATAAGAATAGTAGGACTAAGTTTGATTGAATATTTTAAAAATGGGCAAGATTGGGGAGATGGAGGAATTCAAGAAGTCGTAGATAAAATCTATAGGATAAGTAAAAGAGAGGAAATTTTAAACAACTTCGTAAAAGAAGCCATTTCTAAAATTGAAATGAAAAATTATTTTAAATCAAATAAAAGTTTACCTCCATTTACTATGTAA
- the lspA gene encoding signal peptidase II, with amino-acid sequence MINKIQTKIYFLSLSIFIVLIDQFTKYLMIYNKKLFINKDFLLFKLDFVENYGAAFNIFSGSRIFLSFISILFSIILIYLIFRKNTLNLFDLYSYSFILGGTIGNGIDRIYKGFVVDFINLNIVNFPVFNIADISINIGFIFLIYNIFKNNR; translated from the coding sequence ATGATCAATAAAATACAAACAAAAATATATTTTTTATCTTTAAGTATTTTTATTGTCCTAATAGATCAATTTACGAAATATTTAATGATTTATAATAAAAAATTATTTATTAATAAAGATTTTCTTTTATTCAAATTAGACTTTGTAGAAAATTACGGGGCAGCATTTAATATATTTAGTGGTAGTAGAATATTTTTATCTTTTATAAGTATTTTGTTTTCAATAATACTTATTTATTTAATATTTAGGAAAAATACTTTAAACTTATTCGATCTGTATTCTTATAGCTTTATTCTTGGCGGAACTATTGGCAATGGCATAGATAGGATATATAAAGGTTTTGTTGTTGATTTTATAAATTTAAATATTGTAAATTTTCCAGTATTTAATATTGCTGATATATCTATTAATATTGGTTTTATTTTTTTAATTTATAACATTTTTAAAAATAATAGATAA